The following proteins are encoded in a genomic region of Sorangiineae bacterium MSr12523:
- a CDS encoding amino acid ABC transporter permease, with amino-acid sequence MKRSRSVSQTVQYGIFVVIVLVVAFTANWQVLASQFVRLDIAERLFPKLLTTALKNTVVYTISGFALGLVLGLVIALMRLSQVIPYRLLAGLYIEFFRGLPALVIFMFVGVGIPLAFPGSEIPGGTYGKVALGLGLVSAAYMAETIRAGIQAVPKGQMEAARSLGFSHRRAMLSIILPQAFRIIIPPLTNELVLLFKDSSLVLFLGVTLEERELTKFGRDLASETANTTPIFVAGLCYLIVTIPLGYLVRRLEARANAAQGRS; translated from the coding sequence ATGAAACGCAGCCGTTCCGTTTCGCAGACGGTGCAGTATGGCATCTTCGTCGTCATCGTCTTGGTGGTGGCGTTCACCGCCAATTGGCAGGTCCTCGCGAGCCAGTTCGTGCGGCTCGACATCGCCGAGCGGCTTTTCCCGAAACTGCTGACCACCGCGTTGAAGAACACGGTCGTCTACACGATCTCCGGCTTCGCCCTCGGCCTCGTCTTGGGCCTCGTCATCGCGTTGATGCGTCTCTCGCAGGTCATTCCGTATCGCCTACTGGCGGGGCTCTACATCGAGTTTTTCCGCGGGTTGCCCGCGCTGGTCATCTTCATGTTCGTCGGCGTGGGCATTCCGCTGGCCTTTCCCGGCAGCGAGATCCCCGGTGGCACCTACGGCAAGGTGGCCTTGGGGCTCGGCCTCGTCTCCGCGGCGTACATGGCCGAAACCATCCGCGCGGGCATCCAGGCCGTGCCCAAAGGGCAGATGGAGGCGGCGCGATCGCTGGGGTTTTCGCATCGGCGCGCGATGTTGTCGATCATCTTGCCGCAGGCGTTTCGCATCATCATTCCGCCGCTCACCAACGAGCTGGTGCTCCTGTTCAAGGACTCGTCGCTGGTGCTTTTCCTCGGCGTGACCTTGGAAGAGCGCGAGCTGACCAAGTTCGGGCGCGATCTCGCGAGTGAGACGGCGAACACCACGCCCATCTTCGTTGCGGGCCTTTGTTATCTCATCGTGACCATTCCGCTCGGCTATTTGGTGCGCCGCCTCGAGGCGCGCGCCAACGCCGCGCAAGGGAGGTCGTGA
- a CDS encoding Uma2 family endonuclease has translation MAMGAAEQRYTSYEEYLELERDSVVKHEWLDGVVYAMGGGSFEHGRLAVNIQAALKNALAGECVVASSDVAIYVRETKFSTYPDGCVVCGPRELHRGERGIGEAIVNPVLIVEVLSKTTEKYDRSEKFAHYIRIPSLQEYVLVSQDEPCIEVYRRPKRGHWQHEMARAGETLQLHGHPIAVDDIYRE, from the coding sequence ATGGCCATGGGTGCAGCAGAGCAAAGGTACACGAGCTACGAGGAGTACCTCGAGCTCGAGCGCGACAGCGTGGTCAAGCACGAGTGGCTCGACGGGGTTGTCTACGCGATGGGCGGCGGCAGCTTCGAACACGGGCGACTCGCTGTGAACATTCAAGCGGCCCTCAAGAATGCTCTTGCGGGAGAGTGTGTGGTCGCGAGCTCAGATGTTGCGATCTATGTTCGAGAGACGAAATTCTCGACCTATCCCGATGGCTGCGTCGTCTGCGGCCCGCGCGAACTGCATCGTGGAGAGCGCGGGATCGGTGAGGCCATCGTCAACCCCGTACTCATTGTCGAAGTGCTCTCGAAGACGACCGAAAAGTACGACCGCAGCGAGAAGTTTGCACATTACATACGAATCCCGTCGCTCCAGGAGTACGTCCTCGTATCGCAGGACGAACCGTGCATCGAAGTGTACCGGCGGCCGAAACGCGGTCATTGGCAGCACGAGATGGCTCGCGCGGGCGAGACGCTGCAACTGCACGGACACCCCATCGCGGTCGACGACATCTATCGCGAGTAG
- the ugpC gene encoding sn-glycerol-3-phosphate ABC transporter ATP-binding protein UgpC has translation MSKVIYQNATRIYPGASRPAVNALNLEIGAGEFLVLVGPSGCGKSTALRMLAGLEDIDSGSIHIGDRDVTHLPPKERDIAMVFQNYALYPHMTVAENMGFALKIAGVAKEEIAKRVREAAKILSLEEYLERKPKALSGGQRQRVAMGRAIVRQPKVFLMDEPLSNLDAKLRVQTRTQIASLQRRLGVTTVYVTHDQVEAMTMGDRVAVLKDGVLQQCDTPRAMYERPANVFVAGFIGSPAMNLLDVPFEDSFVRVGSHQLPLPPHALAAAKTEKNGEITIGIRPESFELSGSGASQAEGLPVTVNVVEELGADAYLYGSVELPDGQHDIVARVDARNPPRRGERVHLSVRIEETHVFSSKTGQRLAAPQ, from the coding sequence ATGTCCAAGGTCATCTACCAAAACGCCACCCGCATTTACCCCGGTGCCTCCCGTCCAGCCGTCAACGCGCTGAATTTGGAGATAGGCGCAGGGGAATTCTTGGTGTTGGTCGGCCCCTCGGGCTGCGGCAAGTCCACCGCGCTGCGGATGCTCGCCGGGCTCGAGGACATCGACTCGGGGTCCATCCACATCGGCGACCGCGATGTGACCCACCTGCCCCCGAAGGAACGGGACATCGCCATGGTGTTCCAGAACTACGCGCTGTACCCGCACATGACCGTTGCGGAAAATATGGGGTTCGCGCTCAAGATCGCCGGTGTCGCCAAGGAGGAGATCGCGAAGCGGGTGCGCGAGGCGGCGAAGATCCTCAGCCTCGAGGAATACCTGGAGCGCAAACCGAAGGCGCTCTCCGGGGGCCAGCGGCAGCGCGTGGCCATGGGCCGGGCCATCGTGCGCCAGCCCAAGGTGTTCCTGATGGACGAGCCGCTCAGCAACCTGGATGCGAAGCTGCGCGTGCAAACGCGCACGCAGATTGCGTCGCTGCAGCGCAGGCTCGGCGTGACCACCGTCTACGTCACCCACGACCAGGTGGAGGCGATGACCATGGGCGATCGCGTGGCCGTGCTCAAGGACGGCGTGCTCCAGCAATGCGATACGCCGCGCGCGATGTACGAGCGCCCCGCCAACGTCTTCGTGGCCGGCTTCATCGGCTCGCCCGCGATGAACTTGCTCGACGTACCCTTCGAGGACTCCTTCGTTCGCGTGGGCAGCCACCAACTGCCGCTGCCGCCGCACGCGCTGGCCGCGGCGAAAACCGAGAAGAACGGCGAGATCACCATCGGCATCCGTCCGGAGTCGTTCGAGCTTTCGGGCTCGGGGGCATCGCAGGCCGAAGGGCTGCCCGTCACGGTCAACGTCGTCGAGGAGCTCGGCGCCGATGCGTACCTCTATGGCAGTGTCGAGTTACCCGATGGGCAGCACGACATCGTGGCCCGCGTCGATGCGCGCAATCCGCCGCGCCGTGGTGAGCGCGTGCATCTGTCGGTGCGCATCGAAGAGACCCACGTCTTCTCGAGCAAAACCGGGCAGCGCCTCGCTGCGCCGCAGTAG
- a CDS encoding sugar ABC transporter permease: MAGRVRRSWDKHKYAWGMVIPVVLVLGVLVGYPLYRGVYLSFTDANEQNVAATIGALQVPDSFSFVGLRNYVDVLFGPNTKFWSVLGRTVVWTISCVFFHYTIGLGLAVLLNRQLRGRSVYRVLLILPWAVPTFVSSFAWKLILARDNGIVNHVLGNLGLGTFDWLGNDTLAFLSVIAINIWVGVPFNMVALLGGLQAIPAELYEAAEVDGASPWQRFWHITFPGLRTVSATIILLGVIWSFNLFAIIFLVTRGGPGDATQILVTYAFSAAFEGIRDYAVAATYGILILCVLVGYALVYRRALRSSGEVW, encoded by the coding sequence ATGGCAGGTCGCGTGCGGCGTTCATGGGACAAGCACAAGTATGCGTGGGGGATGGTCATCCCCGTGGTGCTCGTGCTGGGGGTGCTCGTTGGCTATCCGTTGTACCGAGGGGTTTACCTATCCTTCACGGATGCCAACGAGCAAAACGTCGCAGCGACCATCGGTGCTCTGCAGGTGCCCGATTCGTTCTCCTTCGTCGGGCTGCGCAATTACGTGGATGTGCTCTTTGGGCCGAACACCAAATTTTGGTCGGTGTTGGGGCGCACGGTGGTGTGGACGATAAGCTGCGTCTTTTTCCACTACACCATTGGTCTGGGGCTGGCGGTCTTGCTGAATCGGCAACTGCGCGGGCGGTCCGTTTACCGCGTGCTGCTCATTTTGCCGTGGGCGGTTCCCACCTTCGTGAGCTCCTTTGCCTGGAAGCTCATTCTCGCGCGCGACAACGGCATCGTGAACCACGTGCTCGGCAACTTGGGGCTGGGCACCTTCGATTGGCTGGGAAACGATACGCTGGCTTTCCTTTCGGTCATCGCCATCAACATTTGGGTGGGTGTTCCATTCAACATGGTGGCGCTGCTCGGGGGATTGCAGGCCATTCCCGCCGAGCTTTACGAGGCGGCGGAGGTCGACGGCGCCTCGCCCTGGCAGCGATTCTGGCACATCACGTTTCCCGGTCTGCGCACGGTGAGTGCGACCATCATTTTGTTGGGTGTGATTTGGAGCTTCAATCTGTTCGCGATCATCTTCTTGGTGACGCGCGGCGGGCCGGGCGACGCCACGCAAATCCTCGTCACCTATGCGTTCTCGGCGGCGTTCGAGGGCATTCGCGATTACGCGGTGGCGGCCACCTACGGAATTCTCATTCTTTGCGTGCTGGTCGGGTACGCATTGGTGTACCGGCGGGCGCTCCGCTCGAGCGGCGAGGTGTGGTGA
- a CDS encoding amino acid ABC transporter ATP-binding protein, giving the protein MSASKGKVSVEIRGVHKSFGALHVLKGIDLTIDAGEVVCVIGPSGSGKSTLLRCVNLLEEPEQGNIFVNGVEITDPDVDIDAQRRKIGMVFQQFNLFPHLTVTENLTLPQRRVLGRAPEEAARVAEENLKRVGLAQKASAYPAQLSGGQQQRVAIARALAMHPELMLFDEPTSALDPELVGDVLAVMRMLAREGMTMMVVTHEMSFAREVADRVVFMDGGVIVEQGPGAQVIGNPSHERTRTFLSRVLDPAAVSL; this is encoded by the coding sequence ATGTCCGCCAGCAAGGGCAAAGTCTCCGTAGAAATCCGCGGCGTGCACAAGTCGTTCGGGGCGCTGCACGTCCTCAAGGGCATCGATTTGACCATCGACGCCGGCGAGGTCGTCTGCGTGATCGGGCCCTCCGGATCGGGCAAATCCACGTTGCTTCGCTGCGTGAATCTGCTCGAGGAGCCCGAGCAGGGGAACATCTTCGTCAACGGCGTCGAGATCACCGATCCGGACGTCGACATCGATGCGCAGCGGCGCAAAATCGGCATGGTGTTCCAGCAGTTCAACCTGTTCCCGCATCTGACGGTGACGGAGAACCTCACCTTGCCGCAGCGCCGCGTGCTCGGCCGCGCGCCGGAAGAAGCCGCGCGCGTGGCGGAGGAAAACCTGAAACGCGTGGGCCTCGCGCAGAAGGCGAGCGCGTATCCCGCGCAGCTTTCCGGCGGGCAACAGCAGCGTGTGGCCATTGCGCGTGCGCTGGCCATGCATCCCGAGTTGATGCTCTTCGACGAGCCCACCTCGGCGTTGGATCCCGAGCTGGTGGGGGACGTGCTCGCGGTCATGCGCATGCTGGCGCGCGAGGGCATGACCATGATGGTCGTCACCCACGAAATGAGCTTCGCGCGCGAAGTCGCCGATCGGGTCGTGTTCATGGACGGCGGCGTCATCGTCGAACAGGGCCCCGGCGCCCAGGTCATCGGCAACCCGAGCCACGAGCGAACCCGGACGTTTCTGTCCAGGGTGCTTGATCC
- a CDS encoding extracellular solute-binding protein, with amino-acid sequence MQTRRWRSASLLTMVTLAMMGCRGSGDAGGDKGDKNGEKKAEGPQITTISWWDTSDSTNEAPKFKDLIQKFQAKYPNIKVDYQNIPFEQARDKFKTAAQANTAPDVMRAEVGWTAEFASLRFLAPLEGTPAADGVADYLPAPLASNKFGGKLFGVPQVTDVLALLYNKALLEKAGVKEAPTTMAELKTAALAVKAKAGADGLYLNPGGYFLLPFIYGAGGDLVNADEKKITVNTPEAVKGLEVALDLIKSGAAAKPDLNSGYNQMQAGFKDGKIAMVINGPWSVADDFSGKAFADKNNLGIAPVPAGSTGKAGSPMGGHNYVVYAGSKNLTASYQFIQFMNSAENQAYLAKELGLLPTRSSAYQLPDTAANPVVPKFRAVIDKAVVRPTIPQAGQLLIPLDQQYPRAISGDKAPQAALDTVATDYKQILKDWK; translated from the coding sequence ATGCAAACCAGGCGATGGCGGTCGGCGTCGTTGCTGACGATGGTGACGTTGGCAATGATGGGCTGTCGCGGCTCGGGCGATGCGGGCGGTGACAAGGGCGACAAGAACGGCGAGAAAAAAGCCGAAGGACCGCAAATCACGACGATCAGCTGGTGGGACACCTCCGATTCCACCAACGAGGCGCCGAAGTTCAAGGACCTGATTCAGAAGTTCCAAGCGAAGTATCCGAACATCAAGGTCGATTATCAGAACATCCCGTTCGAGCAGGCGCGCGACAAGTTCAAGACGGCCGCGCAGGCCAATACGGCGCCCGACGTGATGCGCGCGGAGGTCGGGTGGACGGCGGAGTTCGCGTCGCTGCGCTTCCTCGCACCGCTCGAGGGAACGCCCGCGGCCGATGGCGTGGCCGATTACCTCCCTGCCCCGCTGGCGAGCAACAAGTTCGGTGGAAAGCTGTTCGGCGTTCCGCAAGTGACCGACGTGCTCGCGCTTCTCTACAACAAGGCGCTGCTCGAGAAGGCCGGCGTGAAGGAAGCGCCGACCACGATGGCCGAGTTGAAGACGGCCGCGCTGGCGGTGAAGGCCAAGGCAGGCGCCGATGGCTTGTACCTCAATCCGGGCGGCTATTTCCTTTTGCCGTTCATCTACGGCGCCGGCGGCGATTTGGTGAACGCCGACGAAAAGAAGATTACCGTCAATACACCGGAGGCGGTGAAAGGCCTGGAGGTCGCGCTCGATCTCATCAAGAGCGGTGCGGCGGCCAAGCCGGATCTCAACTCCGGGTACAATCAGATGCAGGCGGGCTTCAAAGACGGAAAGATCGCCATGGTCATCAATGGTCCGTGGTCCGTGGCCGACGATTTCAGCGGCAAGGCCTTCGCCGACAAGAACAACCTGGGCATCGCCCCAGTGCCTGCCGGAAGCACGGGCAAGGCCGGTTCGCCGATGGGCGGTCACAATTACGTGGTGTACGCCGGGTCGAAAAACCTGACGGCGTCCTACCAATTCATCCAATTCATGAATAGCGCCGAGAACCAGGCCTACTTGGCCAAGGAGCTCGGGCTTTTGCCGACGCGCTCCTCGGCGTATCAATTGCCCGACACGGCGGCGAACCCGGTGGTGCCCAAGTTCCGCGCGGTCATCGACAAGGCGGTGGTGCGCCCGACGATTCCGCAGGCCGGGCAGCTTTTGATCCCGCTCGACCAACAGTATCCGCGCGCCATCAGCGGCGACAAGGCTCCGCAAGCCGCGCTCGATACGGTGGCCACCGATTACAAACAGATTCTCAAGGATTGGAAGTAA
- a CDS encoding carbohydrate ABC transporter permease translates to MSSSTYRKRGERSPAASALLHVILLGASFIAVFPVLWVLIISLRPGFAGSSEVHVFEASSFDNYEYVVAKTKFLAWFGNSISVAFFTTIFGIFLSATAGYALSRFRFPGHRSLMWTFLVTQMFPVAILIVPLYNLMNRLGWVNTHTSLVFAYCTVTVPFCTWMLKGYFDAIPAEIDEAGRVDGLTPVGTFWRLILPLARPGIAVTAFYSFLQAWGEVAYATAFITSDDKKTLAVGLQTFVTQFKQEWGYLAAASILITIPAGLVFFFAQRHLVAGLTAGGTKG, encoded by the coding sequence ATGAGCTCGTCCACGTACCGAAAGCGCGGAGAGCGCTCGCCTGCCGCCTCGGCCTTGTTGCACGTCATTTTGCTGGGGGCCAGCTTCATCGCGGTGTTCCCCGTGCTGTGGGTGCTGATCATTTCGTTGCGTCCGGGATTCGCGGGAAGCAGCGAGGTGCACGTCTTCGAAGCGTCGTCGTTCGACAATTACGAGTACGTGGTGGCGAAGACGAAGTTCCTGGCATGGTTCGGAAACTCGATATCGGTCGCGTTCTTCACGACGATCTTCGGGATCTTCCTGTCGGCCACCGCCGGGTATGCGCTTTCGCGATTCCGTTTTCCGGGGCACCGGTCGTTGATGTGGACCTTCCTGGTGACGCAGATGTTCCCGGTCGCCATCCTCATCGTGCCGCTCTACAATTTGATGAATCGCCTCGGCTGGGTGAACACGCACACCAGCCTGGTGTTCGCGTATTGCACGGTCACCGTGCCCTTCTGCACCTGGATGCTCAAAGGCTACTTCGACGCCATCCCCGCCGAAATCGACGAAGCCGGCCGCGTCGACGGCCTGACGCCCGTCGGTACATTCTGGCGCCTCATCCTCCCACTCGCCCGCCCCGGCATCGCCGTCACGGCCTTCTATTCCTTCCTCCAAGCCTGGGGCGAGGTGGCCTACGCGACCGCGTTCATCACCAGCGATGACAAGAAGACGCTCGCCGTGGGGCTGCAGACCTTCGTGACGCAGTTCAAACAGGAATGGGGCTACCTCGCAGCCGCCTCCATCTTGATCACGATCCCCGCGGGCCTCGTGTTCTTCTTCGCGCAGCGGCACTTGGTCGCAGGGCTGACCGCGGGCGGCACGAAGGGCTAG
- a CDS encoding ABC transporter substrate-binding protein codes for MSARPMSLLVFGIAVALSAGMAGCSKDKTGTGAGGVPLVKEGALVTCTHIPYPPFQIEKEGKIVGFDVDVIDLVAKKLGVKQEFVDTPFENMKTGNFLNSGRCDLVAAGMTITEPRRKNIDFSEPYFDAKQALLIKKGIAVTDLATLKTSGKKVGTQSQTTGEDFTKSKGFDPVSFESSDALLNGLRSGQVETVIEDHPVVQAWMKDPSNSAFEIAAYLDTGEQLGIAVKKGNSKLLAVINEVLAQAKADGTYQRLYEQWFGPMPTAKKP; via the coding sequence GTGTCTGCTCGTCCGATGTCTCTACTCGTTTTCGGTATCGCGGTGGCTCTTTCCGCGGGGATGGCGGGATGCAGCAAGGACAAGACCGGCACGGGCGCGGGAGGCGTTCCGCTGGTTAAAGAGGGGGCGCTCGTCACGTGCACGCACATCCCGTATCCGCCCTTCCAGATCGAGAAGGAAGGCAAAATCGTCGGCTTCGACGTCGACGTCATCGACTTGGTCGCGAAGAAGCTGGGTGTGAAGCAGGAGTTCGTAGATACCCCGTTCGAGAACATGAAGACGGGGAACTTCCTCAACTCCGGCCGATGCGATCTGGTGGCCGCCGGTATGACCATCACCGAGCCCCGTCGCAAGAACATCGACTTTTCGGAGCCCTATTTCGACGCCAAACAGGCGCTCTTGATCAAAAAGGGCATCGCGGTGACGGACCTCGCCACCCTCAAAACGTCGGGCAAAAAGGTGGGCACGCAATCGCAGACCACCGGCGAAGACTTCACCAAATCCAAAGGCTTCGACCCGGTCTCGTTCGAGAGCTCGGACGCTCTCCTCAATGGCCTGCGCTCCGGCCAGGTCGAGACGGTCATCGAGGACCACCCCGTCGTCCAAGCCTGGATGAAGGATCCGAGCAATTCCGCCTTCGAGATCGCCGCCTACCTCGATACCGGCGAGCAACTCGGCATTGCGGTCAAGAAGGGCAATAGCAAGCTCCTTGCGGTCATCAACGAGGTGCTCGCGCAGGCCAAGGCCGACGGCACGTACCAGCGCCTCTACGAGCAGTGGTTCGGCCCCATGCCCACCGCCAAGAAGCCGTGA